One window of Vanessa cardui chromosome 5, ilVanCard2.1, whole genome shotgun sequence genomic DNA carries:
- the LOC124530050 gene encoding tuberin isoform X5: protein MGSRDRDTKSLHDKLKVFFKKGASAPVAAQNELVVTAELRRELGPETPLNRRLRAVKEVGDKILHIRVQDGGVEKIWACTRDLLKDSNVEARHTVLGLLRCIAEGQSELLIMRTILFRYLQETHLNHPPEDYQLRFKLLYTLTNTGKDIKCLEEQIGPFLIEWLPHIQAPAHIKDFVSLITNVVKFNAVYLDEEIVHGIVNNACHLCVYSSDPGVVQGCLSLLEAVVSYSLLPRAALRTFVAALCRTVNIEHYCQNSWKLMRYVVGADMGHAALQEMAELVRGAGEAEDAEEGAGLARGAVFYINMALWGPRRVRTLHVSFLAVLPAFLKALAGRQPVVTYEVVVALQSLVARVPLEVDEVAWDLVLAIIRAVLQQDKSFDPPNELIHSRVHALITSIEQLHEAGQFLGDADALLDLVDFCGHDRPEASTMRLLTERCAALGGADAGAALALAERYVRLEPRLGVRLHALACVLAYIKRNRCGHGEELAERVGGPVAAACAQDAEPALRAAAARALPDLARMCSSDVCVDLVDQLEKILNRPFEMYVSEVSVPADADTSDLRLAAVGLLELLHDKLLRAPAAHAARAFLVLLDHLDHHYRRPTLLHHHPDIRLKIFDMLFALRANAFNCVGFCYEGGAAVYGAAALRLRPLCSPFLLAEPPAPRGHQPAGQQGKELPPGACLLPVGRAARTLTAALTREAEWAVLAHVLRALPQLLHARALAVGRRAQDLDLLASTLCSMVAERGPAGGPRLLLSELHAAALPALAALASYHAYLEPQTQQRIVRCLLKYGMVLRTPQPYINALTIFTLETRDTMVKMLPEVLLDLSKISDTKAIASPMLEFLSTLTRLPRVFASFVEDQYMSVFAILLPYTNPSRYNHYVVSLAHHVIAAWFLKCRLSYRRNFVRFIIHGLHNYIIMPFEEQLQYKSNHFHQSVNEDSSNRQRSSSLGSKAVSRAPLSGSRGGAAVGGSGGAGASAPAAFHVELTETCVDLLARYTFTPCSVKPQRSDTAEFLFNGGQSTTWLVGHKLITITTSGCLQNSIKQGLCERCATLCRQHADAAPAAPADDAPQLQVNENSEGANHLQVHPPEVKRYSKYSLQHSRSTETSCSSLSISELQPSSGHTTRQNSAETKAGDGASDALNQFSQRFERLSKEVEAAGEGWRAGALAARACPCWCARWAELHVRSPTGDVSWLLRMQNRISSWQLQEWPLQDVLALLSPPLSDPSSGLGDSRPDLSSEGSPRSSRSASQRSHAPDLHKSSSDSVVGSDKRASQTAGAATRMSTQPINIPGSPQRQSSSSTTDDDDMLLIVPEGKSRHPVRRSNSSPEMSSSWKAAVREPDADEMVLLPAEPAAPMTMHASKKVGKKSDMRVSCEAIPEEMCGTSPQPHHAHHAHHAHLMTYNSDPGTTGSETEAETKPETNNTAATATHHQLQKTSSDSRVTLGHEAGAGAGADAEAGAGADARDELPPLARSKRSNTISVMSPTRRNRELTRNPPSTGGGGAGAGGGVSPSFVFLQLYHNMSTYPISPTVPGEMPTALNPLMGRPLKVSGVQHERTIKNLDLVPPLETYKVGVLYVGPGQQDDEVAILKNEYGSVRYMEFLRLLGTLVPLEGAEEPNLFLNLEKGGKDGHYTYVWSDDIMQVLFHVATAMPSSPRDPSCNEKRKYIGNDFVSIVYNDSGHDFNIHTIKGQFNLCIVVVEPLEHAMNRVTLKSKDERLRGKFLAHVEPHCVSDANVALLARQHALHAALASQISQSLKLGGAAYASNSLERLRLIKRLRARAEDERRAAAARAPAPYAAPPDTQRRVAIDDFDDYA from the exons ATGGGCTCTAGAGATAGGGACACAAAATCCCTTCACGACAAGTTGAAAGTGTTCTTCAAGAAGGGTGCATCGG CGCCCGTTGCGGCTCAGAACGAGCTGGTGGTGACGGCAGAGCTGCGGCGCGAGCTGGGTCCCGAGACGCCGCTCAATCGCCGCCTCCGTGCCGTCAAGGAGGTCGGCGACAAGATCCTTCACATTCGAGTCCAAGAT gGCGGTGTAGAAAAAATTTGGGCTTGTACGAGAGACCTTCTCAAAGACTCAAATGTAGAAGCACGCCATACAGTACTTGGTTTACTAAGATGTATTGCTGAAGGTCAATCAGAACTGCTTATAATGCGCACCATTTTATTCCGGTACCTGCAAGAAACACACCTCAACCATCCACCAGAAGATTATCAGCTCCGTTTCAAATTACTTTACACTTTAACTAATACTGGAAAGGATATTAAATGTCTTGAAGAACAG ataGGACCATTTCTGATAGAATGGCTGCCACATATCCAAGCGCCGGCGCACATAAAAGACTTCGTCAGTCTCATCACAAATGTTGTAAAATTTAATGCTGTCTATTTAGATGAAGAAATTGTTCACGGAATTGTTAA CAATGCATGTCATCTCTGCGTTTACTCGTCGGACCCGGGAGTGGTCCAAGGCTGCCTGTCCCTTCTGGAAGCGGTCGTATCGTACTCACTGCTACCGCGCGCCGCTCTGCGGACATTTGTCGCCGCTCTCTGCAGGACCGTCAACATAGAGCATTACTGTCAAAACAGTTGGAAG CTGATGCGTTACGTGGTGGGCGCGGACATGGGGCACGCCGCGCTGCAGGAGATGGCGGAGCTGGTGCGCGGCGCGGGGGAGGCCGAGGACGCGGAGGAGGGCGCGGGGCTGGCGCGCGGCGCCGTGTTCTACATCAACATGGCGCTGTGGGGGCCGCGCCGCGTGCGCACCCTGCACGTGTCCTTCCTCGCCGTGCTGCCCGCCTTCCTTAAG GCGCTGGCGGGGCGACAGCCGGTGGTCACTTACGAAGTGGTGGTAGCGCTGCAGAGCCTGGTCGCGCGCGTGCCCCTGGAAGTGGACGAGGTTGCCTGGGATCTCGTGCTCGCCATCATCCGTGCCGTGTTGCAGCAAGATA AAAGCTTCGACCCTCCCAACGAGCTGATCCACAGCCGCGTGCACGCACTGATCACCTCCATCGAGCAGCTGCACGAGGCGGGGCAGTTCCTCGGCGACGCCGACGCGCTGCTAGACCTCGTCGACTTCTGCGGACACGACCGGCCG GAGGCGTCCACCATGCGGCTGCTGACGGAGCGCTGCGCGGCGCTGGGCGGCGCCGACGCCGGCGCGGCGCTGGCGCTGGCGGAGCGCTACGTGCGCCTGGAGCCGCGCCTCGGCGTGCGCCTGCACGCGCTGGCCTGCGTGCTGGCCTACATCAAGCGCAACCGCTGCGGCCACGGCGAGGAGCTGGCCGAGCGCGTGGGCGGGCCCGTGGCGGCGGCCTGCGCTCAGGACGCCGAGCCGGCGCTGCgggccgccgccgcgcgcgcgctgCCCGACCTGGCGCGCATGTGCAGCTCCGACGTGTGCGTCGACCTCGTCGACCAGCTCGAGAAG ATCCTGAACCGGCCGTTCGAGATGTACGTGTCCGAGGTGTCGGTCCCCGCGGACGCCGACACGTCGGACTTGCGCCTGGCGGCCGTCGGGCTGCTGGAGCTGCTGCACGACAAGCTGCTGCGGGCGCCGGCCGCCCACGCCGCGCGCGCCTTCCTCGTGCTGCTCGACCACCTCGACCACCACTACCGCCGGCCCACGCTGCTGCACCACCATCCGGATATCCGGCTCAAG ATCTTCGATATGCTGTTTGCCCTGcgggcgaacgccttcaactgCGTCGGGTTCTGCTACGAGGGCGGCGCGGCGGTGTACGGCGCGGCGGCGCTGCGGCTGCGGCCGCTGTGCTCGCCCTTCCTGCTGGCCGAGCCGCCGGCGCCGCGCGGCCACCAGCCCGCCGGGCAGCAGGGCAAGGAGCTGCCGCCG GGCGCGTGCCTGCTGCCGGTGGGGCGCGCGGCGCGCACGCTGACGGCGGCGCTGACGCGCGAGGCGGAGTGGGCGGTGCTGGCGCACGTGCTGCGCGCGCTGCCGCAGCTGCTGCACGCGCGCGCGCTGGCCGTGGGGCGGCGCGCGCAGGACCTGGACCTGCTGGCGTCCACGCTGTGCTCCATGGTGGCGGAGCGCGGCCCGGCGGGCGGCCCCCGCCTGCTGCTGTCGGAGCTGCACGCCGCGGCGCTGCCGGCGCTGGCGGCGCTGGCGTCCTACCACGCCTACCTGGAGCCGCAGACGCAGCAGCGCATCGTGCGCTGTCTCCTCAAATACGGAATGG TGCTCCGCACCCCGCAGCCGTACATAAACGCGCTGACCATCTTCACGCTGGAGACGCGCGACACGATGGTCAAGATGCTGCCCGAGGTGCTGCTCGACCTGTCCAAGATCTCCGACACGAAGGCGATCGCCAGCCCCATGCTGGAGTTCCTTTCTA CGCTGACGCGGCTGCCGCGCGTGTTCGCGTCGTTCGTGGAGGACCAGTACATGTCGGTGTTCGCCATCCTGCTGCCGTACACCAACCCGTCGCGCTACAACCACTACGTGGTGTCGCTGGCGCACCACGTCATCGCGGCCTGGTTCCTCAAGTGCCGACTCTCCTACCGCAGAAACTTTGTGCGATTTATCATACAC GGCTTGCACAACTACATAATAATGCCGTTCGAGGAGCAGCTGCAGTACAAGTCCAACCACTTCCACCAGAGCGTCAACGAGGACTCGTCCAACAGGCAGAGGAGCTCCAGTCTC GGCTCCAAGGCGGTGTCTCGCGCGCCGCTGTCGGGCTCGCGCGGGGGAGCGGCTGTGGGGGGGAGTGGGGGTGCGGGGGCCAGCGCACCCGCCGCCTTCCACGTGGAACTCACCGAGACCTGTGTCGACTTGCTTGCCAGATACACCTTCACGCCCTGCAGCGTCAAGCCGCAGAG GAGCGACACGGCCGAGTTCCTCTTCAACGGCGGACAGTCGACCACGTGGCTGGTGGGGCACAAGCTGATCACCATCACCACGTCCGGCTGCCTACAGAACTCCATCAAGCAGGGGCTGTGCGAGAG GTGCGCCACGCTGTGCCGCCAGCACGCCgacgccgcgcccgccgcgcccgccgacGACGCGCCGCAG TTGCAGGTGAACGAGAACTCCGAGGGCGCCAACCACCTGCAGGTGCACCCGCCGGAAGTCAAACG CTACAGCAAGTACTCGCTGCAGCACAGCCGCTCCACGGAGACCTCCTGCTCCTCCCTGTCCATCTCCGAGCTGCAGCCCTCCAGCGGACACACCACCAG GCAGAACTCGGCGGAGACCAAGGCGGGCGACGGCGCGTCGGACGCGCTCAACCAGTTCTCGCAGCGCTTCGAGCGCCTGTCCAAGGAGGTG GAGGCGGCGGGCGAGGGCTGGCGCGCGGGCGCGCTGGCGGCGCGCGCGTGCCCGTGCTGGTGCGCGCGCTGGGCCGAGCTGCACGTGCGCTCGCCCACGGGCGACGTGTCGTGGCTGCTGCGCATGCAGAACCGG ATCAGCTCGTGGCAGCTGCAGGAGTGGCCGCTGCAGGACGTGCTGGCGCTGCTGTCGCCGCCGCTCAGCGACCCCTCGAGCGGCCTCGGCGACTCCAGGCCCGACCTC AGCTCCGAAGGCTCGCCCCGCTCGTCCAGGTCGGCCTCGCAGCGCTCCCACGCGCCAGATCTGCACAAGTCCAG CTCGGACTCCGTGGTGGGCAGCGACAAGCGCGCCAGCCAGACGGCGGGCGCCGCCACCCGCATGAGCACGCAGCCCATCAACATCCCCGGCTCGCCGCAACGGCAGAGCTCCTCCAGCACCACGGACGACGACGACATGCTGCTCATCGTGCCGGAG GGCAAGTCGCGGCACCCCGTGCGGCGCTCCAACTCGTCCCCGGAGATGTCGTCCTCGTGGAAGGCGGCGGTGCGGGAGCCCGACGCAGACGAGATGGTGCTGCTGCCGGCCGAGCCCGC GGCTCCGATGACGATGCACGCGAGCAAGAAGGTTGGCAAGAAGAGCGACATGCGCGTGTCGTGCGAGGCCATCCCCGAGGAGATGTGCGGGACCTCCCCCCAGCCGCACCACGCGCACCACGCGCACCACGCGCACCTCATGACGTACAACTCCGACCCAG GAACGACGGGGTCCGAGACGGAAGCGGAAACGAAGCCCGAGACAAACAACACGGCCGCCACCGCCACGCACCACCAGCTGCAGAAG ACGAGCAGCGACAGCCGCGTGACGCTGGGCCAcgaggcgggcgcgggcgcgggcgcggacgcggaggcgggcgcgggcgcggacGCGCGCGACGAGCTGCCGCCGCTGGCGCGCTCCAAGCGCTCCAACACCATCTCCGTCATGAGCCCCACGCGCCGCAACCG AGAGCTGACCCGCAATCCGCCCAGCACGGGAGGCGGCGGCGCCGGTGCCGGCGGGGGCGTGTCTCCGTCCTTCGTGTTTCTGCAGCTGTACCACAACATGAGCACGTACCCGATCTCGCCCACCGTCCCCG GGGAGATGCCGACGGCTCTGAACCCGCTGATGGGTCGTCCGCTGAAGGTGTCCGGCGTGCAGCACGAGCGAACCATTAAGAACCTCGACCTCGTGCCGCCCCTGGAGACCTACAAG GTGGGTGTCCTGTACGTGGGCCCGGGACAGCAGGACGACGAGGTCGCCATACTGAAGAATGAATATGGCAGTGTAAG GTACATGGAGTTTCTGAGGCTGCTGGGCACGTTGGTGCCGCTGGAGGGAGCCGAGGAGCCCAATCTGTTTCTCAACCTAGAGAAGGGCGGCAAGGACGGGCACTACACCTACGTCTGGAGCGACGACATCATGCAGGTGCTGTTCCACGTGGCCACCGCCATGCCCAGCTCGCCGCGCGACCCCAGCTGCAACGAGAAGCGCAAGTACATCGGGAACGACTTCGTGTCCATCGTCTACAACGACTCCGGCCACGACTTCAACATACACACGATCAAG GGCCAGTTCAACCTCTGCATCGTCGTGGTGGAGCCGCTCGAGCACGCCATGAACCGCGTCACGCTCAAGAGCAAGGACGAGCGGCTGCGCGGCAAGTTCCTCGCGCACGTCGAGCCGCACTGCGTGTCCGACGCCAACGTGGCGCTGCTGGCCCGCCAGCACGCGCTGCACGCCGCG CTGGCGTCGCAGATCTCGCAGTCGCTGAAGCTGGGCGGCGCGGCGTACGCGTCCAACTCGCTGGAGCGGCTGCGGCTCATCAAGCGGCTGCGCGCGCGCGCCGAGGAcgagcgccgcgccgccgccgcgcgcgcgcccgcgCCCTACGCCGCGCCGCCCGACACGCAGCGCCGCGTCGCCATCGACGACTTCGACGACTACGCCTAG
- the LOC124530050 gene encoding tuberin isoform X2, which yields MGSRDRDTKSLHDKLKVFFKKGASAPVAAQNELVVTAELRRELGPETPLNRRLRAVKEVGDKILHIRVQDGGVEKIWACTRDLLKDSNVEARHTVLGLLRCIAEGQSELLIMRTILFRYLQETHLNHPPEDYQLRFKLLYTLTNTGKDIKCLEEQIGPFLIEWLPHIQAPAHIKDFVSLITNVVKFNAVYLDEEIVHGIVNNACHLCVYSSDPGVVQGCLSLLEAVVSYSLLPRAALRTFVAALCRTVNIEHYCQNSWKLMRYVVGADMGHAALQEMAELVRGAGEAEDAEEGAGLARGAVFYINMALWGPRRVRTLHVSFLAVLPAFLKALAGRQPVVTYEVVVALQSLVARVPLEVDEVAWDLVLAIIRAVLQQDKSFDPPNELIHSRVHALITSIEQLHEAGQFLGDADALLDLVDFCGHDRPEASTMRLLTERCAALGGADAGAALALAERYVRLEPRLGVRLHALACVLAYIKRNRCGHGEELAERVGGPVAAACAQDAEPALRAAAARALPDLARMCSSDVCVDLVDQLEKILNRPFEMYVSEVSVPADADTSDLRLAAVGLLELLHDKLLRAPAAHAARAFLVLLDHLDHHYRRPTLLHHHPDIRLKIFDMLFALRANAFNCVGFCYEGGAAVYGAAALRLRPLCSPFLLAEPPAPRGHQPAGQQGKELPPGACLLPVGRAARTLTAALTREAEWAVLAHVLRALPQLLHARALAVGRRAQDLDLLASTLCSMVAERGPAGGPRLLLSELHAAALPALAALASYHAYLEPQTQQRIVRCLLKYGMVLRTPQPYINALTIFTLETRDTMVKMLPEVLLDLSKISDTKAIASPMLEFLSTLTRLPRVFASFVEDQYMSVFAILLPYTNPSRYNHYVVSLAHHVIAAWFLKCRLSYRRNFVRFIIHGLHNYIIMPFEEQLQYKSNHFHQSVNEDSSNRQRSSSLGSKAVSRAPLSGSRGGAAVGGSGGAGASAPAAFHVELTETCVDLLARYTFTPCSVKPQRSDTAEFLFNGGQSTTWLVGHKLITITTSGCLQNSIKQGLCERCATLCRQHADAAPAAPADDAPQLQVNENSEGANHLQVHPPEVKRYSKYSLQHSRSTETSCSSLSISELQPSSGHTTRQNSAETKAGDGASDALNQFSQRFERLSKEVEAAGEGWRAGALAARACPCWCARWAELHVRSPTGDVSWLLRMQNRISSWQLQEWPLQDVLALLSPPLSDPSSGLGDSRPDLSSEGSPRSSRSASQRSHAPDLHKSSSDSVVGSDKRASQTAGAATRMSTQPINIPGSPQRQSSSSTTDDDDMLLIVPEGKSRHPVRRSNSSPEMSSSWKAAVREPDADEMVLLPAEPAAPMTMHASKKVGKKSDMRVSCEAIPEEMCGTSPQPHHAHHAHHAHLMTYNSDPVFQIGTTGSETEAETKPETNNTAATATHHQLQKTSSDSRVTLGHEAGAGAGADAEAGAGADARDELPPLARSKRSNTISVMSPTRRNRELTRNPPSTGGGGAGAGGGVSPSFVFLQLYHNMSTYPISPTVPGEMPTALNPLMGRPLKVSGVQHERTIKNLDLVPPLETYKVGVLYVGPGQQDDEVAILKNEYGSVRYMEFLRLLGTLVPLEGAEEPNLFLNLEKGGKDGHYTYVWSDDIMQVLFHVATAMPSSPRDPSCNEKRKYIGNDFVSIVYNDSGHDFNIHTIKGQFNLCIVVVEPLEHAMNRVTLKSKDERLRGKFLAHVEPHCVSDANVALLARQHALHAALASQISQSLKLGGAAYASNSLERLRLIKRLRARAEDERRAAAARAPAPYAAPPDTQRRVAIDDFDDYA from the exons ATGGGCTCTAGAGATAGGGACACAAAATCCCTTCACGACAAGTTGAAAGTGTTCTTCAAGAAGGGTGCATCGG CGCCCGTTGCGGCTCAGAACGAGCTGGTGGTGACGGCAGAGCTGCGGCGCGAGCTGGGTCCCGAGACGCCGCTCAATCGCCGCCTCCGTGCCGTCAAGGAGGTCGGCGACAAGATCCTTCACATTCGAGTCCAAGAT gGCGGTGTAGAAAAAATTTGGGCTTGTACGAGAGACCTTCTCAAAGACTCAAATGTAGAAGCACGCCATACAGTACTTGGTTTACTAAGATGTATTGCTGAAGGTCAATCAGAACTGCTTATAATGCGCACCATTTTATTCCGGTACCTGCAAGAAACACACCTCAACCATCCACCAGAAGATTATCAGCTCCGTTTCAAATTACTTTACACTTTAACTAATACTGGAAAGGATATTAAATGTCTTGAAGAACAG ataGGACCATTTCTGATAGAATGGCTGCCACATATCCAAGCGCCGGCGCACATAAAAGACTTCGTCAGTCTCATCACAAATGTTGTAAAATTTAATGCTGTCTATTTAGATGAAGAAATTGTTCACGGAATTGTTAA CAATGCATGTCATCTCTGCGTTTACTCGTCGGACCCGGGAGTGGTCCAAGGCTGCCTGTCCCTTCTGGAAGCGGTCGTATCGTACTCACTGCTACCGCGCGCCGCTCTGCGGACATTTGTCGCCGCTCTCTGCAGGACCGTCAACATAGAGCATTACTGTCAAAACAGTTGGAAG CTGATGCGTTACGTGGTGGGCGCGGACATGGGGCACGCCGCGCTGCAGGAGATGGCGGAGCTGGTGCGCGGCGCGGGGGAGGCCGAGGACGCGGAGGAGGGCGCGGGGCTGGCGCGCGGCGCCGTGTTCTACATCAACATGGCGCTGTGGGGGCCGCGCCGCGTGCGCACCCTGCACGTGTCCTTCCTCGCCGTGCTGCCCGCCTTCCTTAAG GCGCTGGCGGGGCGACAGCCGGTGGTCACTTACGAAGTGGTGGTAGCGCTGCAGAGCCTGGTCGCGCGCGTGCCCCTGGAAGTGGACGAGGTTGCCTGGGATCTCGTGCTCGCCATCATCCGTGCCGTGTTGCAGCAAGATA AAAGCTTCGACCCTCCCAACGAGCTGATCCACAGCCGCGTGCACGCACTGATCACCTCCATCGAGCAGCTGCACGAGGCGGGGCAGTTCCTCGGCGACGCCGACGCGCTGCTAGACCTCGTCGACTTCTGCGGACACGACCGGCCG GAGGCGTCCACCATGCGGCTGCTGACGGAGCGCTGCGCGGCGCTGGGCGGCGCCGACGCCGGCGCGGCGCTGGCGCTGGCGGAGCGCTACGTGCGCCTGGAGCCGCGCCTCGGCGTGCGCCTGCACGCGCTGGCCTGCGTGCTGGCCTACATCAAGCGCAACCGCTGCGGCCACGGCGAGGAGCTGGCCGAGCGCGTGGGCGGGCCCGTGGCGGCGGCCTGCGCTCAGGACGCCGAGCCGGCGCTGCgggccgccgccgcgcgcgcgctgCCCGACCTGGCGCGCATGTGCAGCTCCGACGTGTGCGTCGACCTCGTCGACCAGCTCGAGAAG ATCCTGAACCGGCCGTTCGAGATGTACGTGTCCGAGGTGTCGGTCCCCGCGGACGCCGACACGTCGGACTTGCGCCTGGCGGCCGTCGGGCTGCTGGAGCTGCTGCACGACAAGCTGCTGCGGGCGCCGGCCGCCCACGCCGCGCGCGCCTTCCTCGTGCTGCTCGACCACCTCGACCACCACTACCGCCGGCCCACGCTGCTGCACCACCATCCGGATATCCGGCTCAAG ATCTTCGATATGCTGTTTGCCCTGcgggcgaacgccttcaactgCGTCGGGTTCTGCTACGAGGGCGGCGCGGCGGTGTACGGCGCGGCGGCGCTGCGGCTGCGGCCGCTGTGCTCGCCCTTCCTGCTGGCCGAGCCGCCGGCGCCGCGCGGCCACCAGCCCGCCGGGCAGCAGGGCAAGGAGCTGCCGCCG GGCGCGTGCCTGCTGCCGGTGGGGCGCGCGGCGCGCACGCTGACGGCGGCGCTGACGCGCGAGGCGGAGTGGGCGGTGCTGGCGCACGTGCTGCGCGCGCTGCCGCAGCTGCTGCACGCGCGCGCGCTGGCCGTGGGGCGGCGCGCGCAGGACCTGGACCTGCTGGCGTCCACGCTGTGCTCCATGGTGGCGGAGCGCGGCCCGGCGGGCGGCCCCCGCCTGCTGCTGTCGGAGCTGCACGCCGCGGCGCTGCCGGCGCTGGCGGCGCTGGCGTCCTACCACGCCTACCTGGAGCCGCAGACGCAGCAGCGCATCGTGCGCTGTCTCCTCAAATACGGAATGG TGCTCCGCACCCCGCAGCCGTACATAAACGCGCTGACCATCTTCACGCTGGAGACGCGCGACACGATGGTCAAGATGCTGCCCGAGGTGCTGCTCGACCTGTCCAAGATCTCCGACACGAAGGCGATCGCCAGCCCCATGCTGGAGTTCCTTTCTA CGCTGACGCGGCTGCCGCGCGTGTTCGCGTCGTTCGTGGAGGACCAGTACATGTCGGTGTTCGCCATCCTGCTGCCGTACACCAACCCGTCGCGCTACAACCACTACGTGGTGTCGCTGGCGCACCACGTCATCGCGGCCTGGTTCCTCAAGTGCCGACTCTCCTACCGCAGAAACTTTGTGCGATTTATCATACAC GGCTTGCACAACTACATAATAATGCCGTTCGAGGAGCAGCTGCAGTACAAGTCCAACCACTTCCACCAGAGCGTCAACGAGGACTCGTCCAACAGGCAGAGGAGCTCCAGTCTC GGCTCCAAGGCGGTGTCTCGCGCGCCGCTGTCGGGCTCGCGCGGGGGAGCGGCTGTGGGGGGGAGTGGGGGTGCGGGGGCCAGCGCACCCGCCGCCTTCCACGTGGAACTCACCGAGACCTGTGTCGACTTGCTTGCCAGATACACCTTCACGCCCTGCAGCGTCAAGCCGCAGAG GAGCGACACGGCCGAGTTCCTCTTCAACGGCGGACAGTCGACCACGTGGCTGGTGGGGCACAAGCTGATCACCATCACCACGTCCGGCTGCCTACAGAACTCCATCAAGCAGGGGCTGTGCGAGAG GTGCGCCACGCTGTGCCGCCAGCACGCCgacgccgcgcccgccgcgcccgccgacGACGCGCCGCAG TTGCAGGTGAACGAGAACTCCGAGGGCGCCAACCACCTGCAGGTGCACCCGCCGGAAGTCAAACG CTACAGCAAGTACTCGCTGCAGCACAGCCGCTCCACGGAGACCTCCTGCTCCTCCCTGTCCATCTCCGAGCTGCAGCCCTCCAGCGGACACACCACCAG GCAGAACTCGGCGGAGACCAAGGCGGGCGACGGCGCGTCGGACGCGCTCAACCAGTTCTCGCAGCGCTTCGAGCGCCTGTCCAAGGAGGTG GAGGCGGCGGGCGAGGGCTGGCGCGCGGGCGCGCTGGCGGCGCGCGCGTGCCCGTGCTGGTGCGCGCGCTGGGCCGAGCTGCACGTGCGCTCGCCCACGGGCGACGTGTCGTGGCTGCTGCGCATGCAGAACCGG ATCAGCTCGTGGCAGCTGCAGGAGTGGCCGCTGCAGGACGTGCTGGCGCTGCTGTCGCCGCCGCTCAGCGACCCCTCGAGCGGCCTCGGCGACTCCAGGCCCGACCTC AGCTCCGAAGGCTCGCCCCGCTCGTCCAGGTCGGCCTCGCAGCGCTCCCACGCGCCAGATCTGCACAAGTCCAG CTCGGACTCCGTGGTGGGCAGCGACAAGCGCGCCAGCCAGACGGCGGGCGCCGCCACCCGCATGAGCACGCAGCCCATCAACATCCCCGGCTCGCCGCAACGGCAGAGCTCCTCCAGCACCACGGACGACGACGACATGCTGCTCATCGTGCCGGAG GGCAAGTCGCGGCACCCCGTGCGGCGCTCCAACTCGTCCCCGGAGATGTCGTCCTCGTGGAAGGCGGCGGTGCGGGAGCCCGACGCAGACGAGATGGTGCTGCTGCCGGCCGAGCCCGC GGCTCCGATGACGATGCACGCGAGCAAGAAGGTTGGCAAGAAGAGCGACATGCGCGTGTCGTGCGAGGCCATCCCCGAGGAGATGTGCGGGACCTCCCCCCAGCCGCACCACGCGCACCACGCGCACCACGCGCACCTCATGACGTACAACTCCGACCCAG TGTTTCAAATAGGAACGACGGGGTCCGAGACGGAAGCGGAAACGAAGCCCGAGACAAACAACACGGCCGCCACCGCCACGCACCACCAGCTGCAGAAG ACGAGCAGCGACAGCCGCGTGACGCTGGGCCAcgaggcgggcgcgggcgcgggcgcggacgcggaggcgggcgcgggcgcggacGCGCGCGACGAGCTGCCGCCGCTGGCGCGCTCCAAGCGCTCCAACACCATCTCCGTCATGAGCCCCACGCGCCGCAACCG AGAGCTGACCCGCAATCCGCCCAGCACGGGAGGCGGCGGCGCCGGTGCCGGCGGGGGCGTGTCTCCGTCCTTCGTGTTTCTGCAGCTGTACCACAACATGAGCACGTACCCGATCTCGCCCACCGTCCCCG GGGAGATGCCGACGGCTCTGAACCCGCTGATGGGTCGTCCGCTGAAGGTGTCCGGCGTGCAGCACGAGCGAACCATTAAGAACCTCGACCTCGTGCCGCCCCTGGAGACCTACAAG GTGGGTGTCCTGTACGTGGGCCCGGGACAGCAGGACGACGAGGTCGCCATACTGAAGAATGAATATGGCAGTGTAAG GTACATGGAGTTTCTGAGGCTGCTGGGCACGTTGGTGCCGCTGGAGGGAGCCGAGGAGCCCAATCTGTTTCTCAACCTAGAGAAGGGCGGCAAGGACGGGCACTACACCTACGTCTGGAGCGACGACATCATGCAGGTGCTGTTCCACGTGGCCACCGCCATGCCCAGCTCGCCGCGCGACCCCAGCTGCAACGAGAAGCGCAAGTACATCGGGAACGACTTCGTGTCCATCGTCTACAACGACTCCGGCCACGACTTCAACATACACACGATCAAG GGCCAGTTCAACCTCTGCATCGTCGTGGTGGAGCCGCTCGAGCACGCCATGAACCGCGTCACGCTCAAGAGCAAGGACGAGCGGCTGCGCGGCAAGTTCCTCGCGCACGTCGAGCCGCACTGCGTGTCCGACGCCAACGTGGCGCTGCTGGCCCGCCAGCACGCGCTGCACGCCGCG CTGGCGTCGCAGATCTCGCAGTCGCTGAAGCTGGGCGGCGCGGCGTACGCGTCCAACTCGCTGGAGCGGCTGCGGCTCATCAAGCGGCTGCGCGCGCGCGCCGAGGAcgagcgccgcgccgccgccgcgcgcgcgcccgcgCCCTACGCCGCGCCGCCCGACACGCAGCGCCGCGTCGCCATCGACGACTTCGACGACTACGCCTAG